In a genomic window of Cataglyphis hispanica isolate Lineage 1 chromosome 18, ULB_Chis1_1.0, whole genome shotgun sequence:
- the LOC126856227 gene encoding uncharacterized protein LOC126856227 isoform X1, with product MEKKRLRKNDILRMDGLLPPTRRLPVCDAVSSASDKKKDKKWSIGGILRRISSIKDYDSSSNEEEIVYCNRTPRKPTNLSRQPNGVVLHSIENNIKQKMTVENNVRNSTDLHRDSLHSRSSDGSLDGLGKKTRKHKLKARAEAKRDYLCVESSSDDDCRISNNSLNRIHGMDGVQNGQRNNMCNRKTRAARTERYIKRLSRDEGNGTCDSLNDLYNKRCSSEHVEDKQRAVYADTNGLCRPPIHPRRFSAYSNSNSNRKFPIQRSSADSLRDAYDAGLPNPNEVFSDYRRYSTGQYIKDLNQNNAYGKISRHISGDADNRQAGNFFTYPAKNACHYSEPFDYIIDHRSVDPVQPPVPPPRDPRYRVFGYGYNSYPTNRHQSVPNSFKQENNKTNVMKEILRPDWGNFGSYGSNNELAWCDKMEHEMENSSNPRTEFRNSLECINNKYNCSRHRTDESIYEESEAMRCRRRNTRNDQLNCNDANYGAYKAKNKSVNICESNKRETISSHASAASSDWSSGRSPCEQRISRSITPCNVDNRSENSQKKDNKGTPTPTEEDLENRRRSSKNLEEALSELEAIYNSLRLGDEDLLDRAERRSMEEFNLKQAKNELDAVIVIAPDSPDRSKDDMAYRRMHPKKRPTSLSDIAGQSTLSNISYLIASPVLSRRDSANDLTRLPSTHPSRRDEPDVTRDDVVFRSINHANNTLRVIDPQPPFGIPLGPVTTATESNYLHTTPTKPEQPRSPYIPQCEPDVVTDDLAYRALRKDAGATRNVVLAESRIDVSKEQPQAGIKKKRAVRSLSANLYGLINHDRIHLRREPSLDTIRDEIQNVAANDLAAMYERPEYLRRVVSDGELSDNDAVRRRKGPAAITDETDINGNHPAMNAYRKKLCVSPRAATQASPKKEKEANIAELSDAMLSSTTLDDKFWHEYLGSDSNVSMPESGRGTETVFTAYSRLCQDLVNLIKSDNGDTAPPIESSNDSAVMPTDKSNDFDVEFGVDEPSMSISIRSVSSHYPGHTARANNEQNIENPTAFSITNSASETTPTASNLDFYLCAADENVKLIAAEAFGSSVDRLRDNRLSVRKNSWTSRSSEVENQSGSARSSTLYSQDDDRLVASSRLEEITTRVSSKRDSSTSDDGDQGSAGRFESLSTADAELSRAVRDLELAAASLCEHGREIENLGKRGRGEKTDVHMTPITAASTKDVDSPIRKINLIADALRQERERDQEEITVISPNGIETMRSDERDEGERTSCELDDRAESSKDARAANVSRVTNIITVTVTTYPMLLLACLLALLLAIVAAL from the coding sequence ATGGAGAAAAAGAGGCTGCGCAAGAATGATATATTGAGAATGGATGGTCTTTTGCCTCCAACTCGGCGTTTGCCAGTTTGTGACGCAGTATCCAGTGCATCGGATaagaaaaaggataaaaaatggTCGATAGGTGGTATTCTGCGTCGAATATCCTCAATAAAAGATTATGATAGTTCCTCTAATGAAGAAGAGATTGTATATTGCAACAGGACACCGAGAAAGCCCACCAATCTCAGCAGGCAACCCAATGGTGTTGTTCTTCATTCaatagagaataatataaagcaGAAGATGACAGTTGAAAATAACGTCCGCAACTCGACAGATTTGCATCGAGATTCGTTGCATTCGCGTAGTAGCGACGGTTCATTAGACGGTTTAGGAAAGAAGACTCGAAAGCACAAATTAAAAGCTCGTGCCGAAGCCAAGAGAGATTATTTATGCGTCGAAAGCAGTTCCGACGACGATTGTCGGATATCCAATAATTCGTTGAACAGAATTCACGGCATGGACGGTGTGCAAAATGGCCAAAGGAATAATATGTGCAATAGGAAAACGCGTGCTGCTCGAACGGAGCGTTACATTAAGCGCTTATCTCGAGACGAGGGCAACGGCACTTGTGATAGTTTAAAtgatctatataataaaaggtGTTCCTCGGAACATGTTGAAGATAAGCAGCGCGCTGTTTACGCTGACACAAACGGATTGTGTCGTCCGCCTATACATCCGCGCCGATTCAGCGCGTATTCGAATTCGAATTCGAATCGGAAATTTCCAATTCAGAGATCCTCCGCGGACAGTCTGCGAGATGCGTACGACGCGGGTTTGCCGAACCCAAACGAAGTTTTCAGCGATTACAGGAGATATTCTACAGGACAATACATCAAAGATTTGAATCAGAATAACGCTTATGGAAAGATTTCGCGGCATATCAGCGGGGATGCGGACAATCGTCAAGCTGGAAACTTCTTTACGTATCCCGCGAAGAATGCGTGTCATTATTCGGAACCGTTTGATTACATTATCGATCATCGATCGGTTGATCCGGTTCAACCGCCCGTTCCACCGCCGAGAGATCCCCGATACCGCGTATTTGGTTATGGGTATAATTCCTATCCGACGAACAGACATCAGAGTGTGCCAAATTCTTTTaagcaagaaaataataagactAATGTCATGAAAGAGATTTTGAGACCTGATTGGGGAAATTTTGGATCGTATGGATCAAACAACGAGCTCGCTTGGTGCGATAAAATGGAGCATGAGATGGAAAATTCGTCAAATCCTAGAACAGAGTTCCGTAATTCGCTGGAGtgcataaacaataaatataactgcAGTCGTCACCGGACAGATGAGTCGATTTACGAGGAAAGCGAGGCAATGAGATGTCGACGCAGAAACACTCGCAACGATCAACTCAATTGCAATGACGCGAATTACGGCGCGTACAAGGCCAAGAATAAATCAGTGAACATCTGTGAATCAAATAAACGCGAAACAATTTCATCGCACGCGTCTGCCGCATCATCCGATTGGTCATCTGGAAGATCTCCTTGCGAACAGCGTATTTCACGTTCCATCACACCGTGCAACGTCGATAATCGTTCTGAGAACAGccaaaaaaaagacaataaagGAACACCGACACCGACCGAGGAAGACCTGGAGAACAGAAGAAGAAGTTCAAAGAATCTCGAGGAAGCTTTATCCGAATTAGAAGCGATATACAACAGCCTTCGTCTCGGCGATGAAGATCTGCTGGATCGTGCGGAACGCCGAAGCATGGAAGAGTTCAATCTCAAGCAAGCTAAAAATGAGCTTGATGCTGTGATCGTGATTGCTCCGGACTCGCCGGATAGGTCGAAGGATGACATGGCCTATCGAAGGATGCATCCCAAGAAGAGGCCCACGTCGTTATCGGATATCGCGGGACAATCTACTCTATCCAATATCAGCTACCTCATCGCTTCGCCCGTCCTTTCGCGACGAGATTCAGCGAACGATCTCACGCGTTTACCATCGACCCATCCATCCCGTCGGGACGAACCGGACGTTACACGTGATGACGTTGTCTTCCGCAGCATAAATCACGCTAACAACACTCTAAGAGTAATCGATCCGCAGCCACCGTTTGGTATACCACTCGGACCGGTTACTACGGCGACCGAGAGCAATTACTTGCACACGACACCGACAAAACCGGAACAGCCGCGCTCGCCGTATATACCGCAATGCGAGCCCGATGTAGTCACGGATGACTTGGCTTACAGAGCTCTCAGGAAGGACGCTGGCGCGACGCGGAACGTTGTCCTTGCGGAGAGCAGAATCGACGTCTCGAAGGAGCAGCCGCAAGCCGGCATTAAGAAGAAACGCGCTGTCAGATCTTTGTCGGCCAATCTTTATGGATTGATTAACCATGATCGAATTCATTTGCGACGTGAGCCCAGCCTCGACACCATCAGGGACGAAATACAGAATGTTGCAGCGAACGATTTGGCCGCAATGTACGAGCGACCGGAATATCTCAGACGCGTCGTAAGCGATGGCGAGCTATCCGATAACGACGCAGTGCGTAGGCGAAAGGGGCCAGCCGCTATTACAGACGAGACCGACATTAACGGCAATCATCCAGCGATGAACGCGTACCGGAAGAAGCTATGCGTCTCACCGAGAGCGGCAACGCAGGCAAGTCCtaagaaggagaaggaggCAAATATCGCGGAGCTGTCCGATGCCATGCTGTCTTCGACAACATTGGATGATAAATTTTGGCACGAATACTTAGGCTCGGATTCCAACGTCTCGATGCCCGAGAGCGGTCGCGGCACGGAAACGGTCTTTACCGCGTATAGTCGCCTCTGCCAAGATCtagttaatttgataaaaagcgACAATGGTGACACGGCGCCGCCAATCGAGTCATCGAACGATTCTGCCGTCATGCCAACAGATAAGTCGAATGACTTCGACGTCGAGTTCGGGGTCGACGAACCCTCAATGAGCATCTCTATACGTTCTGTAAGTAGCCATTACCCAGGGCATACCGCGCGTGCCAACAACGAGCAGAACATTGAGAATCCGACCGCATTCTCGATTACGAATTCCGCATCGGAAACGACGCCAACAGCCAGCAACCTTGATTTCTATCTTTGCGCGGCGGACGAAAATGTTAAGTTAATTGCGGCGGAGGCTTTCGGCAGTTCGGTCGACCGCCTACGCGACAATCGTCTGTCCGTCCGCAAGAATTCCTGGACGTCACGCAGCTCCGAGGTCGAGAACCAAAGTGGCAGCGCACGCAGCTCTACTCTATACAGTCAAGACGACGATCGGCTCGTCGCGTCCTCGAGACTCGAGGAGATAACTACTCGCGTATCTTCGAAACGCGATTCATCGACGAGCGACGACGGAGACCAAGGCAGCGCCGGCCGCTTCGAGAGCCTTTCCACTGCCGACGCGGAATTATCCAGGGCCGTCCGCGATCTGGAACTAGCCGCGGCCAGTCTGTGCGAGCACGGACGAGAGATAGAGAACCTTGGGAAAAGGGGACGCGGGGAGAAGACCGATGTCCACATGACGCCCATCACTGCCGCGTCCACCAAGGACGTGGACAGTCCGATTCGTAAGATTAATCTGATCGCCGATGCCCTGAGGCAGGAACGGGAACGCGATCAGGAGGAGATCACCGTGATATCGCCTAACGGAATCGAGACGATGCGTAGCGATGAGCGAGACGAAGGTGAGCGCACATCGTGCGAGCTTGATGATCGTGCAGAATCGAGCAAAGACGCACGAGCCGCGAATGTTTCCCGTGTCACTAACATCATAACAGTCACGGTAACGACGTATCCCATGCTCCTGCTCGCTTGTCTCCTTGCATTGCTTTTAGCGATTGTAGCAGCATTGTGA
- the LOC126856227 gene encoding uncharacterized protein LOC126856227 isoform X4, which translates to MEKKRLRKNDILRMDGLLPPTRRLPVCDAVSSASDKKKDKKWSIGGILRRISSIKDYDSSSNEEEIVYCNRTPRKPTNLSRQPNGVVLHSIENNIKQKMTVENNVRNSTDLHRDSLHSRSSDGSLDGLGKKTRKHKLKARAEAKRDYLCVESSSDDDCRISNNSLNRIHGMDGVQNGQRNNMCNRKTRAARTERYIKRLSRDEGNGTCDSLNDLYNKRCSSEHVEDKQRAVYADTNGLCRPPIHPRRFSAYSNSNSNRKFPIQRSSADSLRDAYDAGLPNPNEVFSDYRRYSTGQYIKDLNQNNAYGKISRHISGDADNRQAGNFFTYPAKNACHYSEPFDYIIDHRSVDPVQPPVPPPRDPRYRVFGYGYNSYPTNRHQSVPNSFKQENNKTNVMKEILRPDWGNFGSYGSNNELAWCDKMEHEMENSSNPRTEFRNSLECINNKYNCSRHRTDESIYEESEAMRCRRRNTRNDQLNCNDANYGAYKAKNKSVNICESNKRETISSHASAASSDWSSGRSPCEQRISRSITPCNVDNRSENSQKKDNKGTPTPTEEDLENRRRSSKNLEEALSELEAIYNSLRLGDEDLLDRAERRSMEEFNLKQAKNELDAVIVIAPDSPDRSKDDMAYRRMHPKKRPTSLSDIAGQSTLSNISYLIASPVLSRRDSANDLTRLPSTHPSRRDEPDVTRDDVVFRSINHANNTLRVIDPQPPFGIPLGPVTTATESNYLHTTPTKPEQPRSPYIPQCEPDVVTDDLAYRALRKDAGATRNVVLAESRIDVSKEQPQAGIKKKRAVRSLSANLYGLINHDRIHLRREPSLDTIRDEIQNVAANDLAAMYERPEYLRRVVSDGELSDNDAVRRRKGPAAITDETDINGNHPAMNAYRKKLCVSPRAATQASPKKEKEANIAELSDAMLSSTTLDDKFWHEYLGSDSNVSMPESGRGTETVFTAYSRLCQDLVNLIKSDNGDTAPPIESSNDSAVMPTDKSNDFDVEFGVDEPSMSISIRSVSSHYPGHTARANNEQNIENPTAFSITNSASETTPTASNLDFYLCAADENVKLIAAEAFGSSVDRLRDNRLSVRKNSWTSRSSEVENQSGSARSSTLYSQDDDRLVASSRLEEITTRVSSKRDSSTSDDGDQGSAGRFESLSTADAELSRAVRDLELAAASLCEHGREIENLGKRGRGEKTDVHMTPITAASTKDVDSPIRKINLIADALRQERERDQEEITVISPNGIETMRSDERDEGLQAFVRPQ; encoded by the exons ATGGAGAAAAAGAGGCTGCGCAAGAATGATATATTGAGAATGGATGGTCTTTTGCCTCCAACTCGGCGTTTGCCAGTTTGTGACGCAGTATCCAGTGCATCGGATaagaaaaaggataaaaaatggTCGATAGGTGGTATTCTGCGTCGAATATCCTCAATAAAAGATTATGATAGTTCCTCTAATGAAGAAGAGATTGTATATTGCAACAGGACACCGAGAAAGCCCACCAATCTCAGCAGGCAACCCAATGGTGTTGTTCTTCATTCaatagagaataatataaagcaGAAGATGACAGTTGAAAATAACGTCCGCAACTCGACAGATTTGCATCGAGATTCGTTGCATTCGCGTAGTAGCGACGGTTCATTAGACGGTTTAGGAAAGAAGACTCGAAAGCACAAATTAAAAGCTCGTGCCGAAGCCAAGAGAGATTATTTATGCGTCGAAAGCAGTTCCGACGACGATTGTCGGATATCCAATAATTCGTTGAACAGAATTCACGGCATGGACGGTGTGCAAAATGGCCAAAGGAATAATATGTGCAATAGGAAAACGCGTGCTGCTCGAACGGAGCGTTACATTAAGCGCTTATCTCGAGACGAGGGCAACGGCACTTGTGATAGTTTAAAtgatctatataataaaaggtGTTCCTCGGAACATGTTGAAGATAAGCAGCGCGCTGTTTACGCTGACACAAACGGATTGTGTCGTCCGCCTATACATCCGCGCCGATTCAGCGCGTATTCGAATTCGAATTCGAATCGGAAATTTCCAATTCAGAGATCCTCCGCGGACAGTCTGCGAGATGCGTACGACGCGGGTTTGCCGAACCCAAACGAAGTTTTCAGCGATTACAGGAGATATTCTACAGGACAATACATCAAAGATTTGAATCAGAATAACGCTTATGGAAAGATTTCGCGGCATATCAGCGGGGATGCGGACAATCGTCAAGCTGGAAACTTCTTTACGTATCCCGCGAAGAATGCGTGTCATTATTCGGAACCGTTTGATTACATTATCGATCATCGATCGGTTGATCCGGTTCAACCGCCCGTTCCACCGCCGAGAGATCCCCGATACCGCGTATTTGGTTATGGGTATAATTCCTATCCGACGAACAGACATCAGAGTGTGCCAAATTCTTTTaagcaagaaaataataagactAATGTCATGAAAGAGATTTTGAGACCTGATTGGGGAAATTTTGGATCGTATGGATCAAACAACGAGCTCGCTTGGTGCGATAAAATGGAGCATGAGATGGAAAATTCGTCAAATCCTAGAACAGAGTTCCGTAATTCGCTGGAGtgcataaacaataaatataactgcAGTCGTCACCGGACAGATGAGTCGATTTACGAGGAAAGCGAGGCAATGAGATGTCGACGCAGAAACACTCGCAACGATCAACTCAATTGCAATGACGCGAATTACGGCGCGTACAAGGCCAAGAATAAATCAGTGAACATCTGTGAATCAAATAAACGCGAAACAATTTCATCGCACGCGTCTGCCGCATCATCCGATTGGTCATCTGGAAGATCTCCTTGCGAACAGCGTATTTCACGTTCCATCACACCGTGCAACGTCGATAATCGTTCTGAGAACAGccaaaaaaaagacaataaagGAACACCGACACCGACCGAGGAAGACCTGGAGAACAGAAGAAGAAGTTCAAAGAATCTCGAGGAAGCTTTATCCGAATTAGAAGCGATATACAACAGCCTTCGTCTCGGCGATGAAGATCTGCTGGATCGTGCGGAACGCCGAAGCATGGAAGAGTTCAATCTCAAGCAAGCTAAAAATGAGCTTGATGCTGTGATCGTGATTGCTCCGGACTCGCCGGATAGGTCGAAGGATGACATGGCCTATCGAAGGATGCATCCCAAGAAGAGGCCCACGTCGTTATCGGATATCGCGGGACAATCTACTCTATCCAATATCAGCTACCTCATCGCTTCGCCCGTCCTTTCGCGACGAGATTCAGCGAACGATCTCACGCGTTTACCATCGACCCATCCATCCCGTCGGGACGAACCGGACGTTACACGTGATGACGTTGTCTTCCGCAGCATAAATCACGCTAACAACACTCTAAGAGTAATCGATCCGCAGCCACCGTTTGGTATACCACTCGGACCGGTTACTACGGCGACCGAGAGCAATTACTTGCACACGACACCGACAAAACCGGAACAGCCGCGCTCGCCGTATATACCGCAATGCGAGCCCGATGTAGTCACGGATGACTTGGCTTACAGAGCTCTCAGGAAGGACGCTGGCGCGACGCGGAACGTTGTCCTTGCGGAGAGCAGAATCGACGTCTCGAAGGAGCAGCCGCAAGCCGGCATTAAGAAGAAACGCGCTGTCAGATCTTTGTCGGCCAATCTTTATGGATTGATTAACCATGATCGAATTCATTTGCGACGTGAGCCCAGCCTCGACACCATCAGGGACGAAATACAGAATGTTGCAGCGAACGATTTGGCCGCAATGTACGAGCGACCGGAATATCTCAGACGCGTCGTAAGCGATGGCGAGCTATCCGATAACGACGCAGTGCGTAGGCGAAAGGGGCCAGCCGCTATTACAGACGAGACCGACATTAACGGCAATCATCCAGCGATGAACGCGTACCGGAAGAAGCTATGCGTCTCACCGAGAGCGGCAACGCAGGCAAGTCCtaagaaggagaaggaggCAAATATCGCGGAGCTGTCCGATGCCATGCTGTCTTCGACAACATTGGATGATAAATTTTGGCACGAATACTTAGGCTCGGATTCCAACGTCTCGATGCCCGAGAGCGGTCGCGGCACGGAAACGGTCTTTACCGCGTATAGTCGCCTCTGCCAAGATCtagttaatttgataaaaagcgACAATGGTGACACGGCGCCGCCAATCGAGTCATCGAACGATTCTGCCGTCATGCCAACAGATAAGTCGAATGACTTCGACGTCGAGTTCGGGGTCGACGAACCCTCAATGAGCATCTCTATACGTTCTGTAAGTAGCCATTACCCAGGGCATACCGCGCGTGCCAACAACGAGCAGAACATTGAGAATCCGACCGCATTCTCGATTACGAATTCCGCATCGGAAACGACGCCAACAGCCAGCAACCTTGATTTCTATCTTTGCGCGGCGGACGAAAATGTTAAGTTAATTGCGGCGGAGGCTTTCGGCAGTTCGGTCGACCGCCTACGCGACAATCGTCTGTCCGTCCGCAAGAATTCCTGGACGTCACGCAGCTCCGAGGTCGAGAACCAAAGTGGCAGCGCACGCAGCTCTACTCTATACAGTCAAGACGACGATCGGCTCGTCGCGTCCTCGAGACTCGAGGAGATAACTACTCGCGTATCTTCGAAACGCGATTCATCGACGAGCGACGACGGAGACCAAGGCAGCGCCGGCCGCTTCGAGAGCCTTTCCACTGCCGACGCGGAATTATCCAGGGCCGTCCGCGATCTGGAACTAGCCGCGGCCAGTCTGTGCGAGCACGGACGAGAGATAGAGAACCTTGGGAAAAGGGGACGCGGGGAGAAGACCGATGTCCACATGACGCCCATCACTGCCGCGTCCACCAAGGACGTGGACAGTCCGATTCGTAAGATTAATCTGATCGCCGATGCCCTGAGGCAGGAACGGGAACGCGATCAGGAGGAGATCACCGTGATATCGCCTAACGGAATCGAGACGATGCGTAGCGATGAGCGAGACGAAG GTCTCCAGGCGTTCGTTCGCCCGCAATGA